One segment of Ziziphus jujuba cultivar Dongzao chromosome 12, ASM3175591v1 DNA contains the following:
- the LOC107428770 gene encoding LOW QUALITY PROTEIN: probable inactive receptor kinase At1g27190 (The sequence of the model RefSeq protein was modified relative to this genomic sequence to represent the inferred CDS: inserted 2 bases in 1 codon) codes for MKIFFLFCLFSILIFHSFFLSFSIEDDVKCLEGVRDSLSDPLHKLSSWTFTNTSVASICKLVGVNCWNEKENRLFSLQLRSMELAGELPESLKYCQSLQNLDLSDNALTGSIPPQICTWLPYLVNLDLSNNRLSGSIPPEIVNCKFLNTLILNDNELSGSIPYELGRLERLKKLSLANNDLAGLIPSDLSKYEKDVFDGNGGLCGEPFGSKCGGLSSKSLGIIIAAGATGAAGSLILGLALWWWFYVRASRKKGDGYGGAADDKVDGGWVGLLRSHKLVQVSLFQKPIVKVRLADLLVATNNFDSQNIVISTRTGVSYRAVLPDGSALGIKRMNACKLGEKQFRLEMNRLGQLRHPNLVPLLGLCVVEEEKLLVYKHMYNGTLYSQLHGSGNANSQYAFLDWPTRLRIGVGAARGLAWLHHSCQPPYMHQNISSNVILLDYDFEARITDFGLARLMPSRDSNDSSFVNGDLGEFGYVAPEYSSTMVASLKGDVYGFGVVLLELVTGQKPLEISNAGEGFKGNLVDWVSHLSNAGRLVDAIDNVLSGKGHDDEIMQFMRVACTCVVSRPKDRPSMYQVYQSLKSLGEKHSFSEQYDEFPLXQDVDYKE; via the exons atgaagattttcttccttttttgccTCTTTTCAATCTTGATCTTCCACTCCTTCTTCCTCAGTTTCTCCATTGAAGACGATGTCAAATGCTTGGAAGGCGTAAGGGATTCACTCTCTGACCCACTTCACAAGCTCAGTTCATGGACCTTCACTAACACTTCCGTCGCATCAATCTGCAAGCTTGTGGGTGTGAATTGCTGGAACGAGAAGGAGAACCGCCTTTTCAGCCTTCAGCTACGTTCCATGGAGCTTGCCGGAGAGCTACCGGAATCTCTCAAGTACTGCCAGAGTCTCCAAAACTTGGATCTTTCCGATAATGCCCTCACCGGTTCGATCCCTCCCCAAATCTGTACCTGGTTGCCTTATCTTGTCAACCTAGATCTCTCAAATAACCGTCTCTCCGGTTCGATCCCTCCAGAGATTGTCAACTGTAAGTTCTTGAACACTTTGATTCTGAATGATAACGAGTTGTCCGGTTCGATTCCTTATGAGCTGGGCCGGCTCGAGAGGTTGAAGAAGCTTTCCTTGGCGAACAATGATCTGGCGGGTTTGATACCGTCAGATTTGTCGAAATATGAGAAAGATGTGTTTGATGGGAACGGTGGGCTTTGCGGTGAACCGTTTGGGTCTAAATGTGGCGGATTAAGCAGCAAAAGCCTCGGCATTATCATCGCCGCCGGTGCTACCGGTGCGGCGGGTTCTCTGATTCTGGGTTTGGCTCTCTGGTGGTGGTTCTACGTCAGGGCCAGTAGGAAGAAGGGTGATGGCTATGGCGGTGCTGCTGATGATAAGGTTGATGGTGGTTGGGTTGGGTTATTGAGGTCCCACAAGCTTGTTCAGGTGTCTCTGTTTCAGAAACCCATTGTCAAGGTCAGATTGGCAGATTTGTTGGTGGCCACCAACAATTTTGATTCCCAAAACATTGTGATTTCCACAAGAACTGGGGTTTCATATAGAGCTGTATTGCCAGATGGGTCTGCGCTTGGAATCAAGCGTATGAATGCGTGTAAACTTGGAGAGAAGCAATTCAGGTTGGAAATGAATAGGTTGGGGCAGCTTAGGCATCCCAATTTGGTGCCTTTATTGGGTTTATGTGTTGTTGAGGAAGAGAAGCTTTTGGTGTACAAGCACATGTATAATGGGACATTGTATTCTCAGTTGCATGGAAGTGGTAATGCAAATAGTCAGTATGCTTTCTTGGATTGGCCTACTCGGCTCAGGATTGGTGTTGGTGCAGCTAGAGGGCTTGCTTGGCTTCACCATTCCTGTCAACCACCTTATATGCATCAGAACATTAGTTCCAATGTCAtacttcttgattatgatttcgAAGCTCGGATTACAGATTTCGGTCTGGCAAGGCTCATGCCCTCTCGAGATTCTAATGATAGCTCGTTTGTTAATGGGGATTTAGGGGAATTTGGTTATGTTGCTCCAGAGTACTCGAGCACGATGGTGGCATCGCTCAAAGGAGATGTTTATGGTTTTGGGGTTGTGCTTTTGGAATTAGTAACTGGGCAGAAGCCCCTGGAGATCAGTAATGCAGGAGAAGGATTCAAGGGCAATTTGGTGGATTGGGTCAGTCACTTATCGAATGCTGGTCGACTTGTAGATGCCATAGATAATGTTCTATCAGGGAAAGGTCATGATGATGAAATTATGCAATTTATGAGGGTTGCTTGTACTTGTGTGGTCTCTAGACCTAAAGATAGACCTTCCATGTACCAAGTCTATCAATCTTTAAAGAGCTTGGGTGAAAAACATAGTTTCTCTGAGCAGTATGATGAATTCCCTTT ACAGGATGTTGATTACAAGGAGTAG
- the LOC107428746 gene encoding uncharacterized protein LOC107428746 isoform X1: MASDSLRMLLLLLFIVILGSGPSLYALAQETRNDEGEGIRQRVLLSFKETPRGTNATYECSPSGPCVPCIYSEKNDEKYRCSETGYRIPLKCIEIKNGLKGGHEKTSQKGRSTLEISANNMKLHPVLHNLEELYTFIKHRRLLTEPSDQDNEGQAYTTYRSCIPAVNEEKLSVLGFEGIILCLLFISGSAVYYKRKRANATSGFGPGRIQTYARI, from the exons ATGGCTTCTGATTCACTTCGTATGCTCCTTCTCTTGCTCTTCATCGTCATCTTAGGCTCAGGGCCTTCCCTTTACGCCCTAGCTCAAGAAAC CAGGAATGATGAAGGAGAAGGGATTAGACAAAGAGTTCTGCTGAGTTTCAAAGAAACTCCTCGTGGAACTAACGCTACATATGAATGCTCTCCTTCTGGTCCATGCGTTCCCTGCATATACTCCGAAAAG AATGATGAAAAGTACCGCTGCAGTGAGACTGGGTATCGTATCCCTCTGAAATGCATAGAAATCAAAAATGGTTTGAAAGGTGGCCATGAGAAAACTTCTCAAAAGGGACGGTCCACTCTGGAGATCTCTGCCAATAATATGAAACTGCATCCAGTCTTGCACAACTTAGAAGAATTATATACTTTCATCAAACATAGAAGATTGTTAACTGAACCATCCGATCAAGATAATGAAGGACAGGCTTACACTACTTATCGAAGCTGTATACCAGCAGTTAATGAAGAGAAGTTGTCAGTACTTGGATTTGAG GGAATTATTTTGTGCTTATTATTCATCAGTGGTTCAGCTGTATACTACAAAAGAAAGCGGGCTAATGCCACGTCAGGATTTGGGCCAGGAAGGATTCAAACCTATGCTAGGATCTGA
- the LOC107428746 gene encoding uncharacterized protein LOC107428746 isoform X2 → MASDSLRMLLLLLFIVILGSGPSLYALAQETNDEGEGIRQRVLLSFKETPRGTNATYECSPSGPCVPCIYSEKNDEKYRCSETGYRIPLKCIEIKNGLKGGHEKTSQKGRSTLEISANNMKLHPVLHNLEELYTFIKHRRLLTEPSDQDNEGQAYTTYRSCIPAVNEEKLSVLGFEGIILCLLFISGSAVYYKRKRANATSGFGPGRIQTYARI, encoded by the exons ATGGCTTCTGATTCACTTCGTATGCTCCTTCTCTTGCTCTTCATCGTCATCTTAGGCTCAGGGCCTTCCCTTTACGCCCTAGCTCAAGAAAC GAATGATGAAGGAGAAGGGATTAGACAAAGAGTTCTGCTGAGTTTCAAAGAAACTCCTCGTGGAACTAACGCTACATATGAATGCTCTCCTTCTGGTCCATGCGTTCCCTGCATATACTCCGAAAAG AATGATGAAAAGTACCGCTGCAGTGAGACTGGGTATCGTATCCCTCTGAAATGCATAGAAATCAAAAATGGTTTGAAAGGTGGCCATGAGAAAACTTCTCAAAAGGGACGGTCCACTCTGGAGATCTCTGCCAATAATATGAAACTGCATCCAGTCTTGCACAACTTAGAAGAATTATATACTTTCATCAAACATAGAAGATTGTTAACTGAACCATCCGATCAAGATAATGAAGGACAGGCTTACACTACTTATCGAAGCTGTATACCAGCAGTTAATGAAGAGAAGTTGTCAGTACTTGGATTTGAG GGAATTATTTTGTGCTTATTATTCATCAGTGGTTCAGCTGTATACTACAAAAGAAAGCGGGCTAATGCCACGTCAGGATTTGGGCCAGGAAGGATTCAAACCTATGCTAGGATCTGA
- the LOC107428745 gene encoding serine/threonine-protein phosphatase PP2A catalytic subunit, translating to MPSHADLDRQIEHLMECKPLPEGEVKTLCEQARAILVEEWNVQPVKCPVTVCGDIHGQFYDLIELFRIGGNAPDTNYLFMGDYVDRGYYSVETVTLLVALKVRYRDRITILRGNHESRQITQVYGFYDECLRKYGNANVWKYFTDLFDYLPLTALIESQIFCLHGGLSPSLDTLDNIRALDRIQEVPHEGPMCDLLWSDPDDRCGWGISPRGAGYTFGQDIAAQFNHTNGLSLISRAHQLVMEGYNWCQEKNVVTVFSAPNYCYRCGNMAAILEIGENMDQNFLQFDPAPRQIEPDNTRKTPDYFL from the exons ATGCCGTCTCACGCGGATCTGGACCGTCAGATCGAACATCTGATGGAGTGCAAGCCGTTGCCGGAGGGAGAGGTTAAGACGCTATGCGAGCAAGCCAGGGCGATTCTGGTGGAGGAGTGGAATGTACAGCCGGTGAAATGCCCCGTGACGGTGTGCGGTGATATTCATGGCCAGTTCTACGATCTCATTGAGCTGTTTCGGATAGGAGGGAATGCTCCTGATACCAATTACCTTTTCATGGGTGATTATGTAG ATCGCGGATACTATTCAGTGGAGACTGTCACACTTCTGGTGGCGTTGAAAGTCCGTTATAGGGATAGAATTACAATCCTTAGAGGAAATCATGAAAGTCGACAAATTACTCAAGT GTATGGTTTTTATGATGAATGCTTACGAAAATATGGAAATGCTAATGTTTGGAAGTATTTCACCGACTTATTTGATTATCTACCCCTCACCGCCCTTATTGAGAGTCAG ATCTTCTGTTTGCATGGAGGCCTTTCACCTTCTTTGGATACTTTGGATAACATCCGAGCTTTGGATCGAATACAGGAG GTTCCACATGAAGGACCAATGTGCGATCTTTTGTGGTCCGATCCAGATGATCGCTGCGGGTGGGGAATATCCCCACGTGGTGCTGGTTATACTTTTGGACAGGATATAGCTGCTCAGTTTAACCATACCAATGGACTTTCTCTGATTTCAAGAGCTCACCAGCTTGTCATGGAAGGATATAATTGGTGTCAG GAAAAGAATGTAGTGACTGTATTTAGTGCTCCGAACTATTGTTATCGGTGTGGGAATATGGCTGCAATACTGGAAATTGGAGAGAATATGGACCAGAACTTTCTGCAATTTGATCCAGCCCCACGGCAAATAGAACCTGACAATACACGCAAGACGCCcgattattttttgtaa